Proteins from one Clostridia bacterium genomic window:
- a CDS encoding secretin N-terminal domain-containing protein has product MANGKTLSTARAGRALVLAVTLIAVTLILPAGLWAEETKVTNVFDSEDVIGVLRSISAQTGINILAEPAVQGWVTLELVDVPLEQALDMIVAPLGYTWVRVGDYYIVGSPDAKNPAFPLFTRTEVVNLKYVKADAAAKLLSDFFAPNVKVNPASNMIAITGTQAVIDRVKADLAKMDKPSAQVVMEALVVEVTADAGNSLKSDWRYEGSGGEGDSTLPASGFVDFVSGIWSGKLNVAGGLSHVLGALKCLVDSGKAEINATPKLMAMDGETAEIFLGREKYITVSTSVSETSTTTRLESIKTGISLKFTPRITESGEIILKIEPEVSDAVEVTNGLPVVNRRKVSTTVMIRDGETLVIGGLKLKSEYESKSKFPILGDLPVLGLLFGNSKKASVETETVIFITPTIVYQGK; this is encoded by the coding sequence ATGGCAAACGGCAAGACATTGTCGACGGCGCGTGCGGGCAGAGCGCTTGTTCTAGCTGTGACGTTGATCGCAGTAACACTCATTCTCCCCGCTGGTCTGTGGGCGGAGGAGACGAAGGTCACCAACGTATTCGACAGTGAGGACGTAATAGGCGTCCTACGCAGTATCTCCGCCCAGACGGGCATCAACATTCTGGCCGAACCGGCCGTTCAGGGTTGGGTCACCCTGGAATTGGTGGACGTGCCGTTGGAGCAGGCCTTGGACATGATCGTTGCTCCGCTCGGCTACACATGGGTTCGGGTGGGGGATTACTACATAGTCGGTTCGCCCGACGCAAAGAACCCGGCGTTCCCGCTGTTCACCAGGACTGAGGTTGTGAACCTCAAGTACGTAAAGGCAGATGCCGCGGCGAAGCTGCTGTCCGACTTCTTTGCGCCCAACGTCAAGGTCAACCCTGCCAGCAACATGATCGCGATTACTGGCACACAGGCGGTGATCGATCGAGTCAAGGCTGACCTGGCGAAGATGGACAAACCATCTGCGCAGGTGGTCATGGAGGCGCTGGTTGTAGAGGTGACTGCCGATGCGGGCAACTCGCTCAAGTCCGACTGGCGGTATGAGGGGAGCGGCGGCGAGGGAGATTCGACTCTTCCGGCGTCTGGGTTCGTCGATTTCGTGTCTGGAATATGGAGCGGCAAACTCAACGTGGCCGGCGGCCTAAGCCACGTGCTAGGGGCGTTGAAATGCCTGGTGGATTCGGGCAAGGCCGAGATCAATGCCACACCCAAGCTGATGGCCATGGATGGGGAGACGGCCGAGATATTCCTGGGGCGCGAGAAGTACATCACCGTCTCGACATCGGTAAGCGAGACTTCAACGACTACGCGTCTCGAGTCCATCAAGACCGGAATCTCGCTCAAGTTCACTCCTAGGATTACGGAGAGCGGCGAGATCATCCTGAAGATCGAGCCCGAGGTCTCGGACGCGGTTGAGGTCACCAACGGGCTGCCCGTTGTGAACAGGCGCAAGGTGTCGACGACCGTAATGATCCGCGATGGCGAGACTCTGGTAATCGGTGGGCTGAAGCTGAAGTCGGAGTACGAATCCAAGAGCAAGTTCCCGATCCTCGGGGATCTTCCTGTGCTTGGGCTGCTGTTCGGCAACTCCAAGAAGGCTTCCGTGGAGACGGAGACTGTCATATTCATCACTCCGACCATTGTGTATCAGGGCAAGTAA